In Persicimonas caeni, a single window of DNA contains:
- a CDS encoding Hsp70 family protein translates to MSDLVVGIDLGTSNSVITVSLEGEPIVIPDEQGNRIHPSMVYFREDGRTVVGNRAKGHRVEDPAHTVFSAKRLIGRPYNDPDVKLLMGSFPFPIVEAGDGSPRFHVYDQLHPPEGISGRVLHYLKGLAQEYLGQEISKAIITVPANFDEGQRRATKRAADLAGLEVLRLINEPTAAALAYGHGQGKRERVAIYDFGGGTFDITILELRGDVFQVLSTAGDSYLGGDDFDNRLVQAMLNAFEKQYGYDLSGEMSVRQRLKAVAEDVKHSLSDRESVTVQVTEYVPGSLTELDLEFTLDRNAFDRRCADIVDKSLETCEEALRVAGMQRAEIDHLVLVGGSTRVPLVQQRVQQFFNRRPVVDINPDEVVSIGAAILGASLVTSQDAPEQSHFPMMNAGASMNADGSVSVDAQIDNDDSWIDSLEQEQQRQQQSRGPVLIDVTPHALGVATVGGVMDIIIERNGSLPLERSRYFSTSRDNQTRVVLPIYAGNSRRIEDNRQLGSLELTDIPPGPREDVKIEVAFEVDTDGMLSVRATDMRTGMNQFVRLSITGQTEVEEEYDATDLLM, encoded by the coding sequence ATGTCTGACTTGGTCGTTGGAATCGACCTCGGTACGTCGAACTCAGTCATCACCGTCTCGCTTGAAGGCGAGCCCATTGTCATCCCTGACGAGCAGGGCAACCGTATCCACCCGTCGATGGTCTACTTCCGTGAGGACGGGCGCACGGTGGTGGGCAACCGGGCAAAAGGGCACCGCGTCGAGGATCCGGCGCATACGGTGTTCAGCGCCAAGCGCCTGATCGGTCGTCCGTACAACGACCCGGATGTGAAACTACTGATGGGCTCGTTTCCTTTCCCGATCGTCGAAGCGGGCGACGGTTCGCCGCGTTTCCACGTCTATGATCAGCTCCATCCGCCCGAGGGGATCTCGGGCCGAGTGCTGCACTACTTGAAGGGCCTCGCCCAAGAATATCTGGGCCAAGAGATCTCCAAAGCAATCATTACGGTGCCGGCGAACTTCGACGAAGGGCAGCGCCGGGCGACCAAACGAGCGGCCGACCTGGCCGGCCTCGAAGTACTTCGCCTGATCAACGAGCCCACCGCCGCAGCGCTCGCTTATGGCCACGGCCAGGGCAAACGTGAGCGTGTGGCGATCTATGACTTTGGCGGCGGCACCTTCGATATCACCATCCTCGAGCTTCGCGGCGACGTCTTTCAGGTCTTGTCGACCGCCGGCGACAGCTATCTGGGCGGCGACGACTTCGATAACCGCCTGGTCCAGGCGATGCTCAACGCGTTCGAGAAGCAGTACGGCTACGATCTGTCCGGCGAAATGTCGGTGCGACAACGCCTCAAGGCGGTGGCAGAGGATGTTAAGCACAGTTTGAGCGACCGCGAGTCGGTCACCGTGCAGGTAACCGAATACGTGCCGGGCAGCCTGACCGAGCTCGACCTGGAGTTTACCCTCGACCGTAACGCCTTCGACCGCCGCTGCGCCGACATCGTCGACAAGTCGCTCGAGACCTGCGAAGAGGCGCTACGCGTCGCCGGAATGCAGCGCGCAGAGATCGATCACCTGGTCTTGGTGGGCGGCTCGACGCGCGTGCCGCTGGTTCAGCAGCGCGTCCAGCAATTCTTCAACCGTCGCCCGGTCGTCGACATCAACCCCGACGAGGTCGTCTCCATCGGCGCGGCGATCTTGGGGGCCTCGCTCGTCACCAGCCAGGACGCGCCCGAGCAGTCGCACTTCCCGATGATGAACGCCGGCGCCTCGATGAATGCGGACGGTTCGGTCTCGGTCGACGCTCAGATCGACAACGACGACTCTTGGATCGACTCGTTGGAGCAAGAGCAGCAACGCCAGCAGCAAAGCCGCGGGCCCGTGCTCATCGACGTCACGCCGCATGCCCTGGGGGTGGCGACCGTCGGCGGCGTCATGGACATCATCATCGAGCGCAACGGCTCGCTTCCGCTCGAGCGATCGCGCTACTTCTCGACCTCACGCGACAATCAGACGCGCGTGGTTCTTCCCATCTATGCCGGCAATAGCCGACGCATCGAGGATAACCGTCAGTTGGGTAGCCTCGAGTTGACCGACATCCCCCCGGGGCCGCGCGAGGATGTCAAGATCGAGGTGGCCTTCGAGGTCGACACCGACGGCATGCTCAGCGTGCGCGCCACCGACATGCGTACGGGAATGAACCAGTTCGTCCGCCTGTCCATTACGGGCCAGACGGAGGTCGAAGAGGAGTACGACGCGACCGATCTATTGATGTAG
- the purF gene encoding amidophosphoribosyltransferase yields MLDEERRHLIEEECGVFGILGNEEAANHTYLGLHALQHRGQESAGIATTIAGDHNMYVQRRQGLVSEQFTEDVLSRLPGDAAIGHVRYSTSGESAIRNAQPISVSTKYGPIALAHNGNLTNAGALRAKLESQGSIFGTTTDTEVIAHLIAKSLADNMLDAIIDALNQVQGAFSLVCLTPEFMIGLRDPNGVRPLCVGHLDGARVVSSEPTSFTLMGASFERELEPGEMFVTYRDGTEKWMEPFRKQTPTPCIFELVYFSRPDSTVFGRDVYGVRKRMGNILARESGVEADVVVPVPDSGVPAALGFAQESGVPYEVGLVRSHYVGRTFIEPSSQIRHFGVKLKLSPVQSVLEGKRVVVVDDSIVRGTTSRKIIKMVREAGAKEVHFRVASPQTTHPCFYGIDTPERSQLIAASHSLEEIRKYITADTLAYLSIKGLREAVSTNTEDGQSGFCEACFTGDYPIPLASNDRKKAAEEPGKEKVEATVGEPGEMVGAPPAE; encoded by the coding sequence ATGCTCGACGAAGAACGCAGACATCTCATCGAGGAAGAATGCGGTGTGTTTGGTATTCTCGGCAACGAGGAAGCCGCCAATCACACCTATCTTGGCCTGCACGCTCTGCAGCACCGCGGCCAAGAGAGCGCCGGCATCGCGACGACCATCGCGGGCGACCACAACATGTATGTGCAGCGCCGCCAGGGGTTGGTCAGCGAGCAGTTCACCGAAGATGTGCTCTCGCGGCTGCCCGGCGACGCCGCCATCGGCCACGTGCGCTACAGCACCTCGGGTGAGTCGGCGATTCGCAACGCCCAGCCTATCAGCGTCTCGACCAAGTACGGCCCCATCGCTCTGGCGCACAACGGCAACTTGACCAACGCCGGGGCGCTTCGCGCGAAGCTCGAGTCTCAGGGGAGTATCTTCGGCACCACGACCGACACCGAAGTGATCGCGCACCTGATCGCGAAGAGCCTGGCAGACAATATGCTCGACGCGATCATCGACGCGCTCAATCAGGTACAGGGCGCCTTTAGCCTGGTCTGCCTGACCCCCGAGTTCATGATCGGTCTGCGTGATCCCAACGGGGTGCGCCCGCTATGTGTGGGACATCTCGATGGCGCACGTGTGGTGTCGAGTGAGCCCACGAGCTTCACGCTGATGGGCGCATCGTTCGAGCGCGAGCTCGAGCCCGGTGAGATGTTTGTCACCTACCGCGACGGCACCGAAAAGTGGATGGAGCCGTTTCGCAAGCAAACGCCCACGCCTTGCATCTTCGAACTCGTGTATTTCTCGCGGCCTGACAGCACGGTTTTCGGACGCGATGTCTATGGCGTGCGCAAGCGCATGGGCAACATTTTGGCGCGTGAGTCGGGTGTGGAGGCTGACGTGGTCGTCCCTGTCCCCGATTCGGGAGTACCGGCGGCGCTCGGCTTCGCCCAAGAGAGCGGCGTGCCGTACGAAGTCGGCTTGGTGCGCAGCCACTACGTGGGGCGCACCTTCATCGAGCCGTCTAGCCAGATTCGGCACTTCGGCGTCAAGCTCAAGCTCAGCCCGGTGCAGTCTGTGCTGGAGGGCAAGCGGGTGGTGGTCGTCGACGACTCGATTGTGCGCGGCACCACGTCGCGCAAAATCATCAAGATGGTCCGCGAGGCGGGCGCCAAAGAGGTGCACTTTCGCGTGGCCAGTCCGCAGACCACGCACCCGTGCTTCTACGGCATCGACACCCCCGAGCGCAGCCAGCTCATCGCTGCGAGTCACTCGCTCGAGGAGATTCGCAAGTATATCACCGCCGATACGCTGGCTTACTTGTCGATCAAGGGGCTGCGTGAAGCCGTGAGCACGAACACCGAGGACGGCCAGTCGGGCTTCTGTGAGGCATGCTTCACGGGCGATTACCCGATTCCGTTGGCGAGCAACGACCGCAAAAAGGCTGCTGAGGAGCCCGGCAAAGAGAAGGTCGAGGCAACGGTCGGCGAGCCCGGCGAGATGGTCGGCGCGCCGCCAGCGGAGTGA
- a CDS encoding CPBP family intramembrane glutamic endopeptidase, with protein MKNPLFTSLRNFLAEARAELRANGGAPVSLDGRTVGVLVLTCVLLTVFFYYGRPGFFRSHTVEMAIAGALDLDTSVYRGLIPYWGWALASILLRIVIPLACIVWWFRESPRDYGFRMWKKGHGKIYALLYLVMLPVLVAMSFTESFQHKYPFYDNATDSVAHFVLYEVAYGVQFFSLEAFFRGFLIFALFKKFGYYAVVIMTVPYCMIHFSKPVPETLGAIIAGLALGYLAIQSKSWIPGALLHWGVGVTMDLLVVGQKLSSGLF; from the coding sequence ATGAAAAACCCGCTGTTTACTTCCCTTCGTAACTTTCTGGCTGAAGCCCGCGCTGAACTCAGAGCCAACGGAGGTGCGCCCGTCTCTCTCGACGGGCGCACCGTGGGTGTGCTCGTGCTCACATGCGTGCTGTTGACCGTGTTTTTCTACTACGGTCGCCCCGGATTTTTCCGCAGCCACACCGTCGAGATGGCCATCGCCGGCGCCCTCGACCTCGACACGAGTGTCTACCGCGGGCTGATCCCCTACTGGGGTTGGGCCCTGGCGAGCATCCTTCTGCGTATTGTCATCCCCCTGGCTTGCATCGTGTGGTGGTTTCGTGAATCGCCGCGCGACTATGGCTTTCGCATGTGGAAGAAGGGCCACGGCAAGATCTACGCCCTCCTCTACCTGGTGATGCTGCCCGTTCTGGTGGCGATGAGCTTCACGGAGAGCTTCCAGCACAAGTACCCGTTCTACGACAACGCGACCGACTCGGTGGCACATTTCGTGCTCTACGAGGTGGCCTACGGAGTGCAATTCTTCTCGCTGGAGGCGTTCTTCCGAGGGTTTCTGATCTTCGCGCTCTTCAAGAAGTTCGGCTACTACGCCGTCGTGATCATGACCGTGCCCTACTGCATGATTCACTTCTCGAAGCCGGTGCCCGAGACTTTGGGCGCCATCATCGCCGGCCTGGCGCTCGGGTATCTGGCGATCCAGAGCAAGTCGTGGATCCCCGGGGCACTGCTGCACTGGGGCGTGGGCGTGACGATGGACCTGTTGGTCGTGGGCCAGAAGCTCTCTTCGGGACTATTTTAG
- the lepA gene encoding translation elongation factor 4, whose product MAKRKIDQNKIRNFSIIAHIDHGKSTLADRILDETRAIEARDKKEQFLDSMDLERERGITIKAQSVRLEYEADDGETYLLNLIDTPGHVDFTYEVSRSLQACEGAVLVVDASQGVEAQTVANVYLALDADLELIPVLNKIDLPAADVDRVKEDIEETIGLDATDAIPASAKNGIGIHEILEAVVDQVPPPEGDPNAPLKALVFDSWFDPYRGVINLVRVTQGTLKKGEKIKWMASGAKGDVEELGVYTPKPTAVDSLGPGEVGFVISMIKDVGLAKVGDTVTSAKNSADEPLPGFKDVKPMVFCGFFPVDSSDYDELKDALEKLSLNDSSVSFEPETSQALGFGFRCGFLGLLHMEIIQERLEREYDLDLITTAPSVVYNVFTKEGEVLKVENPSELPDVQDIDTIEEPYVRATIHVPPDHVGPVLKLCEERRGEQKDLRYSGPNRVILTYEIPMNEVMYDFYDRLKSCSRGYASLDYDVIGYRPGDLVKLDILVNKEVVDALSIIVHRDFAYDRGRALAKKLKEVIHQQLFEIPIQAAIGSRVVARETIRALRKNVTAKCYGGDVSRKRKLLERQKEGKKRMKQVGTVEIPQEAFLAVLSIDED is encoded by the coding sequence ATGGCGAAACGCAAAATCGACCAGAATAAAATCCGCAACTTTTCGATCATCGCCCACATCGACCACGGAAAGTCGACGTTGGCGGACCGGATCTTGGACGAAACGCGCGCGATCGAAGCGCGTGACAAAAAAGAGCAGTTCCTCGATTCGATGGATCTCGAGCGGGAGCGCGGGATCACCATCAAGGCGCAGTCGGTGCGCTTGGAGTACGAGGCCGACGACGGCGAGACGTATTTGCTCAACCTCATCGACACCCCGGGTCACGTCGACTTCACCTACGAAGTCTCGCGTAGCCTGCAGGCGTGCGAGGGGGCTGTGCTGGTCGTCGATGCCTCGCAGGGCGTCGAAGCCCAGACGGTGGCCAACGTCTACTTGGCGCTGGACGCCGATCTCGAGCTCATTCCGGTGCTCAACAAGATCGACCTTCCGGCTGCCGATGTCGACCGGGTCAAAGAGGATATCGAGGAGACAATCGGCCTCGATGCAACCGATGCGATCCCGGCGAGCGCCAAGAACGGCATCGGGATCCACGAGATTCTCGAGGCGGTCGTCGACCAGGTTCCCCCGCCCGAAGGTGATCCGAACGCGCCGCTCAAGGCGTTGGTCTTCGACAGTTGGTTCGACCCGTACCGCGGCGTGATCAACCTGGTCCGCGTGACTCAGGGCACGCTCAAAAAGGGCGAGAAGATCAAGTGGATGGCGTCGGGGGCCAAAGGAGACGTCGAAGAACTCGGCGTCTACACCCCCAAACCCACTGCGGTCGATTCACTTGGCCCCGGCGAGGTCGGGTTCGTCATCTCGATGATCAAAGACGTCGGCTTGGCCAAGGTCGGTGACACTGTCACCTCGGCCAAGAACTCGGCCGACGAGCCGTTGCCCGGCTTCAAAGACGTCAAGCCGATGGTCTTCTGCGGGTTTTTCCCGGTCGACTCTTCCGACTATGATGAGCTCAAGGATGCGCTCGAGAAGTTGTCGCTCAACGATTCGAGCGTCAGTTTCGAGCCCGAGACCAGCCAGGCGCTCGGCTTCGGGTTTCGATGCGGCTTCCTCGGCCTGCTCCACATGGAGATCATCCAGGAGCGCCTCGAGCGTGAGTACGACCTCGACCTGATCACGACCGCACCGTCGGTCGTCTACAACGTCTTCACCAAAGAGGGCGAAGTCCTCAAGGTCGAAAACCCGAGCGAGCTGCCCGACGTGCAGGATATCGACACGATCGAGGAGCCGTACGTCCGCGCCACGATTCACGTGCCGCCCGATCATGTCGGTCCCGTCCTGAAGTTGTGTGAAGAGCGACGCGGCGAGCAGAAGGACTTGCGCTATTCCGGGCCGAACCGAGTCATCCTCACCTACGAGATTCCGATGAACGAGGTGATGTATGACTTCTACGACCGCCTCAAATCCTGCTCGCGAGGCTACGCGAGCTTAGATTATGATGTGATTGGCTATCGTCCGGGGGATCTGGTCAAGCTCGATATCCTGGTCAACAAGGAAGTCGTCGATGCATTGAGTATCATCGTGCACCGAGACTTCGCCTATGATCGGGGCAGAGCGCTGGCAAAGAAGCTCAAAGAGGTCATTCACCAGCAGCTCTTCGAAATCCCCATCCAGGCAGCCATCGGCTCGAGGGTGGTGGCTCGAGAGACCATCCGGGCGCTGCGCAAAAACGTCACCGCCAAATGTTATGGCGGCGACGTGAGCCGAAAGCGCAAGCTGCTCGAGCGCCAGAAGGAAGGCAAGAAGCGCATGAAGCAAGTCGGGACCGTCGAAATCCCGCAGGAGGCCTTCCTTGCTGTACTGAGTATTGACGAAGACTGA
- the lepB gene encoding signal peptidase I produces the protein MANTNTTESRDLEGARQFVRHAQGRLDRAHGLSDDVQRQLQNRLNEVRHLIEDGEAEAAHAKIDELSPWLDKQLEGKEKTVLREYAESIGLAILFALILRGFVLEAFKIPTGSMIPTLLVGDHLFVNKFIYGIRVPFTETYLTRFEQPDRGEVIVFKFPGAEARQYLAKQPASRRECIDTASLVEEKDFIKRIVGIEGDTVELRDNQLIINGEPVERTFVSKESTGNYLFPHQVSEVEELNGHEYTIQYSGKHENFGPIKVKKDHVFVMGDNRDNSSDGRCWGQVPVENIKGRAMIIWLSLGPDSIRWDRLGQVIH, from the coding sequence GTGGCGAACACCAACACAACCGAATCGAGAGACCTGGAAGGGGCGCGCCAGTTCGTGCGCCACGCTCAGGGGCGTCTCGATCGTGCCCACGGGCTGTCGGATGACGTACAGCGTCAGCTCCAAAACCGCCTCAATGAGGTGCGCCATCTCATCGAGGATGGCGAAGCCGAAGCTGCGCATGCCAAGATCGACGAGCTGTCTCCGTGGCTCGACAAGCAGCTCGAAGGCAAAGAAAAGACGGTGCTGCGCGAGTATGCCGAGAGCATCGGTCTGGCCATTCTGTTCGCGTTGATCCTGCGCGGCTTTGTCCTCGAAGCGTTCAAGATTCCCACCGGCAGCATGATCCCGACGCTGTTGGTCGGCGACCACCTCTTCGTCAACAAGTTCATCTATGGCATTCGCGTGCCGTTCACCGAGACGTACCTGACGCGTTTCGAACAGCCCGATCGCGGCGAAGTCATCGTTTTTAAATTCCCCGGCGCCGAGGCCAGGCAGTATCTGGCCAAGCAGCCGGCCTCCAGGCGCGAGTGCATCGACACGGCGAGCCTGGTGGAGGAAAAAGACTTCATCAAGCGCATCGTGGGCATCGAAGGCGATACCGTCGAGCTGCGTGACAATCAGCTCATTATCAACGGTGAGCCGGTCGAGCGTACCTTTGTGAGCAAAGAGTCGACGGGCAACTACCTCTTCCCGCATCAAGTCTCCGAAGTCGAGGAGCTCAACGGCCACGAGTACACCATCCAGTACTCGGGCAAACACGAGAATTTCGGGCCGATCAAGGTCAAGAAGGACCACGTCTTCGTCATGGGCGACAACCGGGACAACTCCTCGGACGGTCGCTGCTGGGGGCAGGTCCCTGTCGAGAATATCAAAGGCCGGGCGATGATCATCTGGTTATCGCTCGGGCCCGACTCGATTCGCTGGGATCGGCTCGGGCAGGTGATTCATTGA
- a CDS encoding aspartate carbamoyltransferase catalytic subunit — translation MDLIGLKDLSTQQINQFLDRAEALLDGDGNHRTPAKYRRELDGVSVALLFFEPSTRTRVSFELAAKQLGAHTVRVGSEESSIQKGESVLDTCRNLEAMGLDALVVRHNERHLPYAVKDRVDIPLINAGNGSGEHPTQALIDALTLRRAFRRRGEPLEGKRVAIIGDIVHSRVARSDVYALRKLGCEVVLAGPSMLVPKDGDEKWNAERATSRDEALADADAVIMLRVQQERIHGELVDANLYVREWGIDAQVVDECMKPGAFILHPGPVIRGMELTASVADSEQSLILEQVGYGIAVRQAVLLECLQEINS, via the coding sequence ATGGATTTAATTGGACTGAAAGACCTCTCGACGCAGCAAATCAACCAATTTCTCGATCGGGCCGAGGCGTTGCTCGATGGCGATGGCAATCATAGAACGCCCGCCAAGTACCGAAGGGAGCTCGACGGCGTGTCCGTCGCGCTCCTTTTCTTCGAGCCGAGCACGCGAACACGCGTCAGCTTCGAACTCGCCGCCAAGCAACTCGGCGCGCACACCGTGCGTGTGGGCAGCGAAGAGAGCAGCATCCAGAAGGGCGAGTCGGTGCTCGACACCTGCCGCAACCTCGAAGCGATGGGCCTCGATGCGCTCGTCGTACGCCACAACGAGCGGCATCTGCCCTACGCGGTCAAAGATCGCGTCGACATCCCGCTTATCAACGCCGGCAATGGAAGCGGAGAGCACCCGACTCAGGCGCTCATCGATGCGCTGACCCTTCGGCGCGCTTTTCGCCGACGCGGCGAGCCACTCGAAGGGAAGCGGGTGGCCATCATCGGCGATATCGTCCACAGCCGAGTAGCGCGAAGCGACGTTTATGCGCTGCGCAAGCTGGGCTGTGAGGTCGTGCTCGCCGGCCCGTCGATGCTCGTGCCGAAGGACGGCGACGAGAAGTGGAACGCCGAGCGGGCCACCAGCCGCGACGAGGCGCTTGCCGACGCCGATGCGGTCATCATGCTTCGCGTCCAGCAGGAGCGCATCCACGGTGAGTTGGTCGATGCCAACCTGTATGTGCGTGAGTGGGGCATCGACGCTCAAGTCGTCGACGAGTGCATGAAGCCCGGCGCCTTTATTCTGCACCCCGGGCCGGTCATTCGCGGCATGGAATTGACCGCCTCGGTCGCCGACAGTGAACAGAGTCTCATTTTGGAGCAGGTTGGCTACGGCATTGCCGTGCGCCAGGCCGTGCTCCTCGAATGTCTTCAAGAAATCAACAGCTGA
- the carA gene encoding glutamine-hydrolyzing carbamoyl-phosphate synthase small subunit: MSSQNNKENREPALLVLEDGTCFEGVAAGASGVAVGEAVFNTSMSGYQEILTDPSYAGQLVTLTMPHIGNYGVNTADMESATIQAAGLIVRSISETPSNYRSEMSLPDWLADNEIVAITEIDTRALTRHLRDKGVMMAVIAHGATAEDAERWQKHLADQPDYGSGEFVGKVAHNEPLSVVVHPEVSGEEELGEARVELVPHDPDAGDERPHVVVIDYGVKFSILRNLDAQGLRLTLVPGSTSMDEIRELKPDGIMLSNGPGDPARLDDYLATVKGVVETYPTFGICLGHQLLARALGAETFKLPFGHRGPNQPVKNMSTGKIAMTSQNHGYAVRSETLPADLEVTHINLNDETVEGFRHKSLPVLSVQYHPEAGPGPHDAVDFFDDFAKMVREASA; the protein is encoded by the coding sequence ATGAGCAGTCAAAACAACAAAGAGAATCGCGAACCGGCTCTGCTGGTGCTCGAGGATGGCACTTGTTTCGAGGGCGTCGCCGCAGGAGCCAGCGGCGTGGCCGTCGGTGAGGCCGTCTTCAACACGAGCATGTCGGGTTATCAAGAGATCTTGACCGATCCGTCGTATGCCGGCCAACTCGTCACCCTGACGATGCCGCATATCGGAAATTACGGCGTCAATACTGCCGACATGGAGTCGGCCACCATTCAGGCAGCCGGCTTGATCGTGCGAAGTATCTCGGAGACGCCGAGCAACTACCGATCGGAGATGAGCCTTCCCGACTGGCTCGCCGATAACGAGATCGTCGCCATCACCGAGATCGACACCCGCGCGCTGACACGTCACCTGCGCGACAAGGGCGTCATGATGGCGGTCATTGCCCACGGGGCCACCGCCGAAGACGCCGAGCGTTGGCAGAAACACCTCGCCGACCAACCTGATTACGGCTCCGGCGAGTTCGTCGGCAAGGTGGCTCACAACGAGCCGCTGTCGGTGGTCGTCCACCCCGAGGTGAGCGGCGAAGAGGAGCTTGGCGAGGCGCGCGTCGAACTGGTGCCTCATGACCCGGATGCCGGCGATGAGCGTCCGCACGTGGTCGTCATCGACTACGGCGTCAAGTTCAGTATTCTTCGCAATCTCGACGCCCAGGGGCTGCGCCTGACGCTGGTGCCTGGCTCGACGAGCATGGACGAGATTCGCGAACTGAAGCCTGACGGCATCATGCTGTCGAACGGGCCGGGCGACCCGGCGCGCCTCGACGATTACCTCGCCACCGTCAAAGGCGTGGTCGAAACTTACCCGACCTTCGGCATTTGCCTGGGTCATCAGTTGCTGGCTCGTGCGCTCGGCGCCGAGACCTTCAAGCTGCCGTTTGGCCACCGCGGACCGAACCAGCCGGTCAAGAACATGTCGACCGGCAAGATTGCGATGACCAGCCAGAACCATGGCTACGCAGTACGCTCGGAGACGCTGCCGGCGGATCTCGAGGTCACCCACATCAACCTCAATGACGAAACCGTCGAGGGCTTTCGGCACAAGAGCTTGCCGGTGCTGTCGGTCCAGTATCACCCCGAGGCTGGGCCGGGGCCGCACGACGCAGTCGACTTCTTCGACGACTTTGCGAAGATGGTTCGTGAGGCTTCGGCCTAA